A window of Blastomonas sp. SL216 contains these coding sequences:
- a CDS encoding isochorismatase family protein gives MTESEAASNYAGVFGNRIGFGQRPALLLIDFVQAYFDPDCVLFAGVEDALASAIRVRDAARDAGIPIIYTNVVYHPSLVDGGRFMQKTPLLEVFVAGSPMGAWPQGLEPSADEIVISKQYPSAFFGTSLAATLTAMGVDTVLLTGLSTSGCVRATCVDTSSHGFIPIVIADACGDRHQAPHEANLFDMNAKYADVVREGEALDYLAGLKG, from the coding sequence ATGACAGAATCGGAAGCGGCATCGAACTATGCGGGCGTGTTCGGCAACCGCATCGGCTTTGGCCAGCGCCCTGCCCTGCTGCTGATCGATTTCGTCCAGGCCTATTTCGACCCCGATTGCGTGCTGTTTGCAGGGGTCGAGGATGCACTGGCCAGCGCCATCCGCGTCCGCGATGCAGCGCGCGATGCGGGCATCCCGATCATCTACACCAATGTCGTCTATCACCCCAGCCTGGTCGATGGCGGCCGCTTCATGCAGAAGACGCCGCTGCTCGAGGTGTTCGTTGCCGGATCGCCGATGGGGGCATGGCCGCAAGGGCTTGAGCCGAGCGCCGACGAGATCGTGATTTCCAAGCAATATCCCAGCGCCTTTTTCGGCACCTCGCTCGCCGCGACGCTGACCGCGATGGGTGTCGATACGGTGCTGCTCACCGGGCTCTCGACGAGCGGCTGCGTGCGCGCGACCTGTGTCGACACATCCAGCCACGGCTTCATCCCGATCGTCATCGCCGATGCCTGTGGCGACCGGCACCAGGCCCCGCACGAGGCGAACCTGTTCGACATGAACGCCAAGTACGCCGATGTCGTGCGCGAGGGCGAGGCGCTCGACTATCTTGCCGGGCTAAAGGGCTGA